AAGTTTTTTGAAAATAGTTCAAATAGATGGTTTATTAGGTGCTGGCAGACTCACTTTGCAACTTACTTGCGGCATTCCTGGAGTAGGTGAGCATTTTTTATTTGGTTCTTTTTACGATTTATTACAATCTTTTTTTAATTTACTGTTACGTTTGCATAATTCTATTTTTGCCAATCATGTGGAGTATTTTAATATTCCATGTGTACCGAATGATTTAACTTACTTTGGCAAAGCATTAAGTAAATTAGCAGAATCTATTTATTTAGCATTTTTAGCAACATTTTTTAGTATTCCTATAGCGTTTGTCTTATCTTTTTTTGCTTCTAGAAATTTAACACGCCATAGTTATGCTATGCGTTCTCTTTATTTCTTGATTCGCTCTTATATGAATATCACAAGGTCGATTGAACCTTTAATTTGGGCTATTTTATTTTCAGTATGGATTGGGATTGGTCCTTTTGCGGGTGCATTAGCTTTGATGGTTCATAGTGTTTCCAGTCTTGTGAAACAATATTCAGAAGCAATTGAAACTGTTGATGAAGGCCCAATAGAAGCCTTGCAAGTGACAGGTGCAAGTCGTATTGCAGTTGTTTGGTTTTCCGTTGTACCGCAAGTTATTCTTCCATTTCTTGCATTTACAATTTATAGATGGGATATCAATGTAAGAATGGCTACCGTGATAGGACTTGTAGGCGGTGGTGGAATTGGTAGTATTTTGATCCAGGAACAAATGCTAGCACGTTGGACACAGGTGGGAAGTCTTGCTTTTCTTATCTTCTTAGTTGTCTGGTGCATGGATTTCTTATCTGCAAGGATTCGCGAGGCAATACAATAAGTGCAAATAAAATATTTAGGACTTTTACCATACTCAGATACTTTAGGAATAATGGAGTCCATCCATTCAGAAATTGTTAATAATCCTTCACAAGAAGGAATTATTCTTGTTGTGCAACATCCGCCAACAGTTACTATGGGAAAACGTGAGTTATACACAGATATGCTCGTACCACCTGAACAATTAAAGTATAAAGGCGTAGCTTTTCATAAAATAGATCGGGGTGGTAGTGTTACTGTTCATGAACCTGGGCAAATTGTAATTTATCCAATTTTTCAAATTCATGAATATCAACAAACTGTGCGTTCTTATGTAAATTTATTAGAAGAAGCAATGATAGAAACAGCTGCTTTATATGGGGTAAAAGTACAAAGAGATGAAATAAATCCAGGGGTATGGGTAGGAAAAAATAAAATAGGTGCAATAGGGATTCGAATTAAAGATAAAGTGACAAAACATGGAATTGCTTTCAATGTTGTAAATTCTCTTGAAACTTTTTCAAATATTATTCCTTGTGGATTACATGGCAGAGGAGTAATAAATCTGCAACAAGCTATTAAAGATCTACCCACAAATAATAGAAAAATCCCTTTATTGGATTATCATGATGTGGAAAAATATCTGGCACAAACCATAAATAATAAATTAACTATGTTAAATTAAAAAAAATAATACAACAAAATTATTCTTTCAAAGCAGCAAGTATTTTTTCCTTTCTTTCCTCTATTGTAGGATGAGTTGAAAATATTTCTAATAGGTAAAATATTATTTTTTCACTTTGAGTTTGGGGAGCATTATTTTCAATATTTTTTAATGCATAAATGAGTAATTCAGGGGATAATTTAGCGGATTGTAAATTTTTTGCAGCAAAAATATCTGCTTGATGTTCAAATTTTTTTGAATATTTGTTTTCTAAAATAGCTCCATAAAATGAAGTTAATGTTGATGAAAAATCTCCTAGTATTGCCGAAATAAAAAAGCCAATAAAAGTAGATCTTATCGCTTGTGCAATTGAATGTTTATATTTAAGATGTCCAATTTCGTGGAGTAAAACAGCAGTTATTTCATCATGGTCACAAAGATTTATTAATTCGTCAGTTATAATTACATTTTCTGAGGTTAATGCAAAGGCATTAGGACCAAGTTCTTTACTTGAAAAAAAATGAAGTTTAAAATTGGGTAAGTTATTTTTTTCTTTAATGTTATTTATTCTTTCTAAAATAGATTCTTTTTTTTCTTTTGAAATTTTACTTTCAACTAAAAAATTTGAATTTTGAAAATATTCAAGAACATTATTATCAATTTTTTGTAAGTAAACAGAAGGAACATTCTGGGATAAAATATATGAAAGCCCGGGGATAAAAAAATTGTAAGAAACAATTAAAAAGCTTATTAAAAGTAAAGTTAATAAAAAAATTTTAGAGAAACTTTTTTCAAAGCTAAATGCATTTGCAATTTTTTTAATGGAATTTTTTCTAATCCATTGTTCTATCATCATATCATTTTTAAAATGGCATTGACTTCCATTTGTAAAGAAAAAATATCTATTCCCATCAGCAACTTGTGTTGTA
This is a stretch of genomic DNA from Pigmentibacter ruber. It encodes these proteins:
- the phnE gene encoding phosphonate ABC transporter, permease protein PhnE: MKFPSFIPMIESKRKKRELAGLLIEMLVWAYFLIFIFKILVFSIILPILENFAYAEKSNQFALNIIQKLNFDSRYFEFPWSWFLGLSFIGFGIGVLVSLKCKGFGSWVASLSKLQVTDPNDYLKIQKHWKFAKFEAYFLVFITLITGIVIVNVSFLKIVQIDGLLGAGRLTLQLTCGIPGVGEHFLFGSFYDLLQSFFNLLLRLHNSIFANHVEYFNIPCVPNDLTYFGKALSKLAESIYLAFLATFFSIPIAFVLSFFASRNLTRHSYAMRSLYFLIRSYMNITRSIEPLIWAILFSVWIGIGPFAGALALMVHSVSSLVKQYSEAIETVDEGPIEALQVTGASRIAVVWFSVVPQVILPFLAFTIYRWDINVRMATVIGLVGGGGIGSILIQEQMLARWTQVGSLAFLIFLVVWCMDFLSARIREAIQ
- a CDS encoding M48 family metallopeptidase, which translates into the protein MEREFDGKYYDGRSSKTHFVKIKIQNNELNIQNDTLYIVNTSSNIKYTTQVADGNRYFFFTNGSQCHFKNDMMIEQWIRKNSIKKIANAFSFEKSFSKIFLLTLLLISFLIVSYNFFIPGLSYILSQNVPSVYLQKIDNNVLEYFQNSNFLVESKISKEKKESILERINNIKEKNNLPNFKLHFFSSKELGPNAFALTSENVIITDELINLCDHDEITAVLLHEIGHLKYKHSIAQAIRSTFIGFFISAILGDFSSTLTSFYGAILENKYSKKFEHQADIFAAKNLQSAKLSPELLIYALKNIENNAPQTQSEKIIFYLLEIFSTHPTIEERKEKILAALKE
- the lipB gene encoding lipoyl(octanoyl) transferase LipB; translated protein: MQIKYLGLLPYSDTLGIMESIHSEIVNNPSQEGIILVVQHPPTVTMGKRELYTDMLVPPEQLKYKGVAFHKIDRGGSVTVHEPGQIVIYPIFQIHEYQQTVRSYVNLLEEAMIETAALYGVKVQRDEINPGVWVGKNKIGAIGIRIKDKVTKHGIAFNVVNSLETFSNIIPCGLHGRGVINLQQAIKDLPTNNRKIPLLDYHDVEKYLAQTINNKLTMLN